One Jeotgalibaca porci genomic region harbors:
- a CDS encoding prolyl-tRNA synthetase associated domain-containing protein, whose protein sequence is MHEEVLRKLNELAISYETVVHPPAFTTEEANQYIEGKEGVRTKSLFLTNRKKTAYYLLIMDDSKRLDITKFQESVGGKRLSFASPTNLMGKLGVEPGAVSIFGLLNNQEKDVQIYFDKDIISEEVMSFHPNFNEMTLFLKTSDILRFIEELGYTYHTVTL, encoded by the coding sequence ATGCATGAAGAGGTATTGAGGAAGTTGAATGAACTGGCTATATCTTATGAAACAGTTGTCCATCCGCCTGCCTTTACGACTGAAGAAGCGAACCAATATATAGAAGGAAAAGAGGGCGTCCGTACGAAGAGTCTCTTTCTGACGAATCGTAAAAAAACCGCTTATTACTTATTAATCATGGATGATTCCAAGCGCTTAGATATCACAAAGTTCCAAGAAAGTGTGGGAGGTAAACGTCTATCCTTCGCGTCACCTACAAATCTGATGGGGAAATTGGGCGTTGAACCGGGCGCAGTATCAATTTTTGGACTATTAAATAACCAAGAAAAAGACGTACAGATTTATTTTGACAAAGACATCATCTCGGAAGAAGTCATGAGCTTCCATCCCAATTTCAATGAAATGACACTCTTTCTCAAAACGTCAGATATTCTGCGCTTTATAGAAGAACTAGGGTACACGTACCACACCGTCACCTTGTAA
- a CDS encoding M20 family metallopeptidase, producing the protein MAYTLTKNVQEQALTSLKEWISIPSVLNETSSKWPFGDEIQRMLELTLRTCEELGMTTYMDPEGYYGYAEIGEGTETMAILCHIDVVPAEDEAAWKFGPFTATIDEGKIYGRGTQDDKGPTIASLYAVKALVDAGEVFNKKIRFIFGTDEENLWRCMDKYNEKEPEATYGFAPDSDFPLTYAEKGLLQVKLHGPGSKDFQTHNDGAFNVVPDKAVYNEKEKVAEMKALADARGYSYLDQADELVLTGVSVHAKDAQDGVNAVVNLADLLKEHYEHEALAFIADNFVNDPHAKQIFGEVADADSGALTANIAKLLVTPDESVVAIDLRLPVTADKEVLVADLKAAATTYGLEYEEYDYLRSLYVPLDHSLIQTLLEVYRGLTGDNSEPISSGGATYARTMNNCVAFGARTADVPMTAHQVNENMPVKNFYEAMEIYAHAIKALTCD; encoded by the coding sequence GTGGCGTATACTTTAACTAAAAATGTACAAGAACAAGCATTAACTTCACTGAAGGAATGGATTTCCATTCCTTCAGTTTTAAATGAAACATCCTCAAAGTGGCCGTTTGGAGATGAGATTCAGCGGATGCTGGAACTCACCTTAAGAACGTGTGAAGAACTCGGAATGACGACGTATATGGATCCTGAGGGTTATTACGGGTATGCGGAGATTGGTGAAGGTACCGAAACAATGGCGATTTTATGCCATATTGACGTTGTACCAGCCGAAGATGAAGCTGCTTGGAAATTTGGACCATTTACGGCAACCATTGACGAAGGTAAAATCTACGGACGTGGGACACAGGATGACAAAGGACCAACCATCGCCTCACTTTACGCTGTCAAAGCGTTGGTGGATGCAGGAGAAGTTTTCAATAAAAAAATTCGTTTTATTTTCGGTACAGACGAGGAAAACTTATGGCGCTGTATGGATAAATACAACGAGAAAGAACCGGAAGCGACATACGGTTTCGCACCGGATTCCGATTTCCCGTTAACTTATGCTGAAAAAGGTCTGTTACAAGTGAAGTTACATGGACCAGGAAGTAAGGATTTTCAGACGCATAACGATGGTGCTTTTAACGTGGTACCGGATAAAGCTGTCTACAATGAAAAAGAAAAAGTAGCAGAAATGAAGGCATTGGCAGATGCGCGCGGCTATTCCTACTTGGATCAAGCCGATGAACTCGTTTTGACTGGCGTGTCCGTTCATGCGAAAGACGCACAAGATGGCGTCAATGCTGTCGTGAATCTGGCAGATTTATTAAAAGAACACTACGAGCATGAAGCGCTAGCGTTTATTGCTGATAACTTTGTCAACGATCCACATGCAAAACAAATATTTGGAGAAGTGGCTGACGCGGATAGCGGCGCCCTTACTGCAAATATCGCCAAGTTGCTTGTCACACCTGACGAATCCGTCGTGGCGATTGACCTGCGTTTGCCGGTAACAGCAGATAAAGAAGTATTGGTGGCCGACCTTAAAGCAGCAGCTACCACCTATGGATTGGAATATGAAGAATATGATTACTTACGGTCATTGTATGTGCCTTTAGACCATTCATTGATTCAAACATTATTGGAAGTCTATCGTGGCTTAACCGGCGATAACAGTGAACCGATCAGTTCAGGTGGTGCTACTTACGCACGCACCATGAATAACTGTGTCGCGTTCGGAGCTCGGACGGCAGATGTTCCAATGACTGCGCATCAAGTAAATGAAAACATGCCCGTTAAAAACTTCTATGAAGCGATGGAAATATACGCGCATGCAATAAAAGCACTCACATGTGACTAA
- the arcC gene encoding carbamate kinase, with translation MGRKIVVALGGNAILVDNPTAEAQKQAVKQTAEHLVKFIENGDELIVTHGNGPQVGNLLLQNLEADSDKNPAFPLDSLVAMTEGSIGYWLQNALQNALAERNIDKEVATIVTQVIVDEKDPAFENPTKPIGPFYSEEEAKVEIEKGKGTFKEDSNRGWRKVVPSPKPVTIKEIKTISNLVETGHIVIAGGGGGIPVIEREGKLEGIEAVIDKDFASQQLATQLNADLFVVLTGVDYVFVNYNKPDQMKLEQVTVSDLHTYIEEKQFAPGSMLPKVEAAIDFVESGEANTAIITSLENIGSLIHSNAGTIITK, from the coding sequence ATGGGACGTAAAATTGTTGTAGCATTGGGTGGAAATGCGATTTTAGTCGATAATCCAACAGCAGAAGCACAAAAACAAGCAGTGAAACAAACTGCTGAGCATTTAGTTAAATTTATTGAAAACGGTGATGAGCTAATCGTTACACATGGGAACGGCCCACAAGTTGGGAATCTCTTGCTGCAAAACTTGGAAGCTGACTCCGATAAAAATCCAGCTTTTCCACTCGACAGTCTGGTTGCGATGACTGAAGGCAGCATCGGCTACTGGTTACAAAATGCGTTACAAAACGCTTTGGCAGAAAGAAATATCGACAAGGAAGTTGCGACGATTGTGACGCAAGTTATTGTGGATGAGAAGGATCCAGCTTTCGAAAACCCTACGAAACCTATTGGGCCTTTCTACAGCGAGGAAGAAGCAAAAGTAGAAATTGAAAAGGGTAAAGGAACATTTAAGGAAGATTCAAACCGCGGCTGGCGTAAAGTTGTGCCATCACCAAAACCAGTTACCATCAAAGAAATTAAAACAATTAGTAACTTAGTTGAAACGGGACACATTGTTATTGCAGGCGGTGGCGGTGGAATTCCTGTTATCGAAAGAGAAGGCAAGTTAGAAGGAATTGAAGCCGTTATTGATAAAGACTTCGCTTCCCAACAACTCGCTACGCAACTGAACGCCGATTTATTTGTCGTTTTGACCGGAGTGGATTACGTCTTCGTCAACTACAACAAGCCAGATCAAATGAAGTTGGAACAAGTAACAGTTTCTGACTTACACACATACATTGAGGAAAAACAATTTGCGCCTGGAAGCATGTTACCGAAAGTGGAGGCAGCAATTGATTTTGTAGAGAGTGGCGAAGCGAATACAGCAATCATTACTTCTTTAGAGAACATTGGAAGTTTGATTCATTCGAATGCTGGG
- the argF gene encoding ornithine carbamoyltransferase — protein MFQGRNFLKEIDFTKEELNYLVDFSIHLKDLKKRGIPHQYLKGQNIALLFEKTSTRTRAAFTVAANDLGAAPEFLGSNDIQLGKKESVEDTAKVLGSMFDGIEFRGFSQEMVEDLGKYAGVPVWNGLTDAWHPTQMIADFMTLKEEFGELKGKKLVYLGDGRNNVANSLLITGAILGVNITISTPESLFPEQELVDMAKKYAEESGSVIEITTETAEAVKDADALYTDVWVSMGEEDKFEERVNLLKPYQINKELTNHIEGDWILLHCLPAFHDTETLYGKDILERFGIGEMEVTDEVFRGPQARQFQQAENRMHSIKAIMAVTNGNLFIPKV, from the coding sequence ATGTTCCAAGGAAGAAACTTTTTGAAAGAGATTGATTTTACAAAAGAAGAATTGAATTACTTAGTAGATTTCTCTATCCATTTGAAAGATTTGAAGAAACGCGGTATTCCACATCAATACCTAAAAGGTCAAAATATCGCTCTGCTATTCGAAAAGACATCGACACGGACACGTGCAGCCTTTACTGTAGCAGCGAATGATCTTGGAGCAGCGCCAGAGTTCCTAGGTTCAAACGATATCCAACTGGGTAAAAAAGAATCGGTTGAAGATACAGCGAAAGTATTGGGAAGTATGTTTGACGGCATCGAATTCCGTGGCTTCAGCCAAGAAATGGTAGAAGACTTAGGTAAATATGCAGGCGTTCCAGTTTGGAACGGTCTGACCGATGCATGGCATCCAACACAAATGATTGCGGATTTCATGACATTAAAAGAAGAATTCGGCGAATTAAAAGGGAAAAAATTGGTTTATCTAGGTGATGGCCGTAACAACGTGGCGAACAGTCTATTGATTACAGGAGCGATTCTGGGAGTAAACATTACGATATCTACACCAGAATCTCTATTCCCTGAACAAGAATTAGTGGATATGGCTAAGAAATATGCGGAAGAATCTGGTTCAGTGATCGAAATTACAACTGAAACAGCTGAAGCAGTGAAAGATGCAGATGCGTTATACACAGACGTTTGGGTATCCATGGGTGAGGAAGACAAGTTTGAAGAGCGCGTGAACTTACTGAAACCATACCAAATCAACAAAGAACTAACAAATCATATCGAAGGCGACTGGATTTTATTACACTGTCTGCCAGCATTCCATGATACTGAAACACTATACGGAAAAGATATTTTGGAAAGATTTGGAATCGGCGAAATGGAAGTAACGGATGAAGTATTCCGAGGTCCACAAGCGCGTCAATTCCAACAAGCAGAAAACCGTATGCACTCGATCAAGGCAATTATGGCTGTAACAAATGGGAATCTCTTCATTCCTAAAGTATAA
- the arcA gene encoding arginine deiminase, producing the protein MAANTGQAVNIFSEIGKLKQVIVHRPGRELENLVPDYLDRLLFDDIPFLEAAQKEHDEFAKILEDNGVEVLYLERLVTEALDAADVKEQFVDEWLAETGLAKGATYEAIRQDLLNYDDTFEMVLKTMEGYTKTEVEVSDSVSLADSISGDYPFLVDPMPNLYFTRDPFATIGNGVSINHMYAETRNRETLYGKYIFDFHPNFKDTETYYKRDAETRIEGGDILILSEKTLAIGISQRTDARSIETLAKNIFGTTSYDEVLAFSIAENRKFMHLDTVFTMVDYDKFTIHPEIEGDLQVFSVTKDGEGVKIEEKVDTLENILAEALEIEKVELIRCGGGDPVIAAREQWNDGSNTLTIAPGVVIVYNRNTVTNKLLREAGITVHEFDGSELVRGRGGPRCMSMPVYRENI; encoded by the coding sequence ATGGCAGCAAACACAGGTCAGGCAGTAAATATCTTTTCGGAAATTGGAAAACTTAAACAGGTCATCGTACATAGACCGGGTAGAGAATTAGAAAACTTAGTACCAGATTACTTGGACAGGCTATTGTTTGATGATATTCCGTTTTTAGAAGCAGCTCAAAAAGAACATGACGAATTTGCGAAAATTCTAGAAGACAACGGTGTCGAAGTTCTTTACTTGGAAAGATTGGTTACAGAAGCACTTGATGCAGCAGACGTTAAAGAACAATTCGTTGACGAGTGGTTAGCTGAAACGGGCCTAGCAAAAGGCGCAACGTATGAAGCAATTCGCCAAGACTTGTTGAACTATGATGATACCTTCGAAATGGTTCTTAAAACAATGGAAGGTTATACAAAAACAGAAGTAGAAGTTTCTGATTCTGTATCCTTGGCAGACTCAATCAGTGGTGACTATCCATTCTTGGTTGATCCAATGCCAAACCTTTACTTTACACGTGATCCATTTGCAACGATCGGAAATGGTGTTTCTATTAACCACATGTATGCCGAAACGCGTAACCGTGAAACACTATACGGTAAATACATCTTTGATTTCCATCCAAACTTCAAAGATACAGAAACTTATTACAAACGCGATGCCGAAACACGTATCGAAGGTGGAGATATCCTCATTCTTTCCGAGAAAACACTAGCAATCGGAATTTCGCAAAGAACGGATGCACGCTCAATCGAAACATTGGCGAAAAACATCTTTGGAACGACAAGCTATGACGAAGTATTGGCATTCTCTATTGCGGAAAATCGTAAGTTTATGCACTTGGATACAGTCTTTACAATGGTTGACTACGACAAATTCACGATTCACCCAGAAATCGAAGGAGACTTGCAAGTGTTCTCTGTTACGAAAGATGGCGAAGGCGTCAAAATTGAAGAAAAAGTTGATACGTTAGAAAATATCTTGGCTGAAGCACTTGAAATTGAAAAAGTAGAATTGATTCGTTGTGGTGGTGGCGATCCGGTTATCGCAGCACGTGAGCAATGGAATGATGGTTCTAATACGCTGACAATCGCACCAGGTGTCGTAATTGTTTACAACCGTAACACCGTTACAAACAAATTGTTGCGCGAAGCAGGGATAACGGTTCACGAGTTTGATGGAAGTGAATTGGTTCGCGGTCGTGGGGGCCCACGTTGTATGAGTATGCCAGTTTACCGTGAAAACATTTAA
- a CDS encoding PTS transporter subunit EIIC, which yields MVKEKNQYQEMARQIVDAVGGDANVTKVIHCVTRLRFYLKDDEIPVNTDIENIDGVMGVIEAGGQYQVVVGQAVDDIFKEVQMQLTTSGHEKHEEPKPALTGKKRVKAWFNELIGIITGSMMPIISILSASGIIKSLLAVLTTTGLITAEGSIYLIINAMADAVFYFLPVLIGYNAAKRIDGNPILTAVIGGVIIHPTVIEAANNSLNILSFGNLNFPFVSYTYSIFPMILAAWMVKKLEAWLKTWVSIYVQAIFIPMVVIGLVSAVTFILTGPVITLLSQGLAVGLQTLLTWNAPIFGAVIDGFYQILVIFGLHWGIIPIYVNDFATLGYSYLSAMVSMPIVAQGGAALAVAIKSKNPKVKEIGYAGAISAFSGITEPAIYGINLRFSKPFIMASIASAVGGFLTGVFKINMWSIIGSIIGLPSFIDPVNGITSNFWYAVFVTFLTLALSFVLTYIWGYNDDMVMAEKREKPINPGKRK from the coding sequence ATGGTAAAAGAAAAAAATCAGTACCAAGAAATGGCTCGGCAAATTGTCGACGCTGTTGGTGGCGATGCGAATGTTACTAAAGTTATCCATTGTGTGACGCGCCTACGTTTTTATTTGAAAGATGATGAAATTCCTGTTAACACGGATATCGAAAATATCGATGGCGTGATGGGTGTCATCGAAGCGGGCGGACAGTATCAAGTGGTTGTGGGGCAAGCTGTGGATGATATTTTTAAAGAAGTTCAAATGCAACTTACCACCTCCGGCCACGAGAAGCATGAAGAGCCTAAACCTGCTCTCACTGGAAAAAAGAGAGTTAAAGCATGGTTCAACGAATTGATTGGAATTATCACAGGATCAATGATGCCGATTATCAGCATCCTATCTGCTTCCGGGATTATAAAAAGTTTACTTGCAGTTCTGACTACGACAGGCCTTATTACGGCTGAAGGAAGTATTTATTTAATCATTAATGCAATGGCAGATGCGGTCTTTTATTTTTTACCTGTCCTTATTGGTTATAACGCCGCAAAAAGAATTGATGGAAATCCAATTTTAACAGCGGTTATCGGTGGGGTTATTATTCACCCTACTGTTATCGAAGCTGCAAATAATAGTTTGAATATTTTGAGCTTCGGGAATCTTAATTTCCCATTCGTTTCTTATACGTACTCCATTTTCCCGATGATTTTGGCTGCGTGGATGGTTAAGAAATTGGAAGCCTGGCTGAAAACGTGGGTATCCATTTATGTGCAAGCTATTTTTATTCCGATGGTTGTGATTGGTTTGGTTTCAGCAGTGACGTTCATTTTAACGGGTCCTGTTATTACGTTGCTATCGCAAGGTTTGGCGGTTGGACTGCAAACATTGCTGACATGGAATGCGCCGATATTTGGAGCAGTCATTGACGGGTTCTATCAAATACTCGTTATCTTTGGATTGCACTGGGGTATTATCCCGATTTACGTGAATGACTTCGCGACTTTGGGTTACAGCTACTTGTCCGCGATGGTGAGTATGCCGATAGTGGCCCAAGGTGGTGCTGCGTTGGCCGTAGCAATTAAATCTAAAAATCCAAAAGTAAAAGAGATCGGTTATGCCGGGGCGATTTCAGCGTTTAGTGGCATTACCGAACCGGCGATTTATGGCATTAACTTGCGCTTCAGTAAACCCTTTATCATGGCGAGTATCGCGAGTGCGGTCGGCGGTTTCCTGACGGGTGTCTTCAAGATTAATATGTGGAGTATCATCGGTTCGATTATTGGCTTGCCTTCATTTATCGATCCGGTCAACGGCATTACTTCGAATTTTTGGTACGCCGTGTTCGTGACTTTCCTGACGTTGGCGCTCTCGTTCGTCCTCACTTATATTTGGGGCTACAATGACGACATGGTCATGGCCGAGAAACGTGAAAAACCAATTAACCCTGGGAAGAGAAAATAG
- a CDS encoding YfcC family protein — MAETKKRKFKMPTSFTILFIIIVLTAILTWLIPAGQYDLNADGEVLSGTYHLVDAAPQGIWDVLAAPFIGMIGNEATGGAIEISLFILVIGGFLAVVTETGAIDAGISAVIKKNEKNMGRLIWILMFIFALGGSTYGMAEETMPFYALLIPLMVTVGFDSLTAVAVVLVGSGMGVLASTVNPFATGIASAMAGIGLAEGIVPRLVFFLVMYFLGASYVSRYANRVQADPKNSLIYEKMEDQKKEFAVKENMEAMTSKQRTVLILFGLSFAIMIVGLIPWSDLFPSFTFFEDIYYSMQDTPVIGALIGQSFLPFGWWYLNEITVLFFVMSIIIAFVYGIPEDRYIHVFLEGTKDLLSVALICAVARGIQVVMNDGQITATVLYWGEQLLSGLSEGIFIVVTYIFYIPLSFLIPSTSGLAAATMGIMAPLGTFAGVAESLIITAYQSASGLVNLITPTSGVVMGAMAIAGLEITTWWKFMSKLLVMIFAASAVLLVVFALLGM; from the coding sequence ATGGCGGAAACGAAGAAAAGAAAATTTAAAATGCCAACATCTTTTACCATACTTTTTATTATCATTGTACTTACTGCAATTTTGACCTGGCTTATTCCTGCTGGACAATATGATTTGAACGCTGACGGCGAAGTTTTAAGTGGTACTTACCACTTAGTGGATGCCGCACCACAAGGGATTTGGGATGTTCTAGCGGCACCGTTTATCGGAATGATCGGTAACGAAGCAACGGGCGGCGCGATTGAAATCTCACTCTTTATCCTGGTAATCGGTGGATTCTTGGCTGTTGTAACCGAAACAGGCGCGATCGATGCGGGTATCTCAGCAGTTATTAAAAAGAACGAAAAGAACATGGGTCGCTTAATTTGGATTCTAATGTTCATCTTTGCACTTGGTGGCTCGACTTACGGAATGGCGGAAGAAACAATGCCGTTCTACGCATTACTTATTCCGTTGATGGTAACCGTAGGATTTGACTCACTAACTGCTGTTGCGGTTGTTTTGGTCGGATCAGGCATGGGTGTATTAGCTTCTACTGTTAACCCATTTGCAACGGGTATTGCCTCCGCAATGGCGGGAATTGGTTTAGCAGAAGGTATTGTTCCACGTCTTGTCTTCTTCCTGGTAATGTACTTCTTGGGAGCATCCTACGTATCCCGCTACGCAAACCGTGTACAAGCGGATCCTAAGAATTCCCTCATTTATGAAAAAATGGAAGATCAAAAGAAAGAATTCGCAGTAAAAGAAAATATGGAAGCGATGACTTCTAAACAAAGAACAGTCCTTATCTTGTTCGGCTTGAGTTTTGCAATCATGATTGTGGGACTTATTCCGTGGAGCGACTTATTCCCAAGTTTCACATTTTTTGAAGATATTTATTACAGCATGCAGGATACACCAGTCATTGGTGCCTTAATCGGGCAAAGTTTCCTACCGTTTGGTTGGTGGTACTTGAATGAAATCACAGTATTATTCTTCGTCATGTCTATCATCATCGCCTTTGTATATGGTATTCCTGAAGATCGCTATATCCATGTGTTCTTGGAAGGTACCAAAGACTTGTTAAGTGTTGCTTTAATCTGTGCGGTTGCCAGAGGAATTCAAGTTGTAATGAACGATGGTCAAATTACCGCAACTGTACTCTATTGGGGCGAACAACTTTTAAGCGGCCTATCTGAAGGTATCTTTATCGTCGTAACGTATATCTTCTACATTCCATTGTCATTCTTGATTCCATCCACATCTGGATTGGCTGCAGCGACAATGGGAATCATGGCACCACTTGGAACATTTGCTGGAGTAGCAGAAAGCTTGATTATTACTGCTTACCAATCAGCATCTGGTCTGGTAAACTTAATTACGCCAACATCCGGTGTGGTAATGGGTGCGATGGCAATTGCAGGCTTAGAAATTACAACATGGTGGAAATTTATGAGCAAGCTCCTTGTTATGATTTTCGCGGCTTCAGCAGTTCTATTGGTAGTATTCGCATTATTGGGTATGTAA